ATCCAGGTGAACGAGGCCCGGCTGCGGCAGACGCTGGAGCGCCTGGCCGAGATCGGGGCGACAGCCGGGGGCGGCGTCACGCGCCTAGCACTGTCGGACGAGGACCGGGCCGCGCGCGACCTGCTGGCCGCCTGGATGGCGGATGCCGGGCTGGCCGTCCGCGTCGACGACGTGGGCAACCTGTACGGCCACCGTCCCGGGACCACTCCGCAGGCCGACCCGGTCCTCTTCGGCTCCCACCTCGACACGGTGATCCGCGGCGGGCGGTTCGACGGGGCGCTCGGCGTGGCGGCCGCGCTCGAGGTGGTCCGTAGCCTCCAGGACGCCGGCGTGCGCACCGCCCGCCCGCTGGTGGTGGTCAACTGGACCAACGAGGAGGGCGTGCGCTTCCAGCCCGGCATGCTCGGCAGCGGTGTCGTGGCCGGGCGGTTCGACCGGGCCTTCGCAGACAGCCGCACTGACGCCACCGGCGTGACCTTCGGCGAAGCCCTGGAGCGGATCGGCTACCGCGGGGAGCCCGCGGCCCGGGTGAGCCGCTTCGCCGCCTACCTGGAGCTGCACATCGAACAGGGCCCCCGGCTGGAGGACGCCGGTGCGGCCATCGGCGCGGTGGAGGGGATCGACGGCATCGTCTGGTCCCGCTACACCCTCACCGGCCGCGCCGGCCACGCCGGGACCACGCCCATGGACCGGCGGTGCGACGCGCTCCTGGCCGCAGCCGAGCGGGTGCTCGCCGCCGCCCGGCTACCCGACGAGTTCGGTCGGGACGTGCGGGCGACAGTCGGGGCGTTGACGGTCCTCCCCGGGGCGGTGAACGTCATCCCCGAACAGGTCACCTTCACCCTGGACCTGCGCGCGCCGGACCGGGAGACGCTGGAGGCGGCCGCCACAGCCTTCCACACCGGCACCGAGGCCCTGGCCGCGCGGGGATACACGGTCCACCACGAGCGGCTCCAGTTCACCGAGCCGACGCGGTTTCCCTCCGCGGTGGTGGAACGGGTCGAGGCCGCGGCCCGGCGGCGCGGGCTCCCTGTCCTGCGCCTGACCTCCGGTGCCGGCCACGATGCCAAGTACATGGCGGACCTCGGACCCACCGCCATGATCTTCGTCCCCTGTCGGGGCGGCGTGAGCCACGCTGAGGACGAGTTCGTCACCTGGAGGAGCGCGGCCCAGGGGGCGCAGGTGTTGCTGGACCTGGTGCTGGACCTGGCCGGGAGCGGGCTGTAGGGCGGTGACCACATCGTGGCGGACATCGCTGTGGTGGACGCGCGCCTCACAACAGCAGGTAGCGCCGTCGCACCTCGTGGTTCGCCTGCAGGGCCTCCACGGTGCCCTCGAACCGGATCCGGCCATCGTCGATGACGTAGCCGCGGTCCGCGAGCCGCAGCGCCGCCCCCACGTTCTGTTCGGCCAGCAGCACGGTGAGGCCGGTGGCTTTGAGCTGGCGGATGCGATCCTCCAGGACCCGGACCAGCCGCGGCGCAAGCCCCTCCATGGGCTCGTCCAGCAGGAGGAGGTCCGGATTGCCCACCAGCGCACGGGCGATGGCCAGCATCTTCTGCTCGCCCCCCGAGAGGTGGCTGCCCCGGTGGTGCCGCTTCTCCCGCAGGACCGGGAACAGCTCGAAGACGCGGTCGAAAGTCCAGTACCCCTGGCCGCGGGCGGCCACCTCCAGGTTCTCCCACACCGTCAGGTCGGGGAAGATGCGCCGGTCGTCGGGCACGTACCCCGCGCCCAGGCGGGCCACCGTGTGGGGCGGCAGCCCCACCACGTCCCGGTCCCGGTAGCGGACGGCCCCGCGCCGGGGCGGCACCAGCCCCACCACGCTCTTCAGGGTGGTGCTCTTCCCCGCGCCGTTGCGGCCCAGCAGGAAGACCGCCTCGCCCTCCCGCACCTGCAACGAGACGTCGAACAGCACGTGGCTCAACCCGTAGTAGGTGTGTAGCCCCTCCGCCTGGAGCAGGGGTTTGCCTGCCCTGCCCGCGGTCTCGGAGCGGACCGCCGGGGCCTCGGCCTCCTCGCCACCCAGGTAGGCTCGCTGCACCTCCGGGTCGGCCCGGACCTGGTCGGGGGACCCGGCAGCGATGGTCCGTCCCTGGTGCATGACCACCACGCGGTGGGCGGTGGAGAACACCACCTCCATGTCGTGCTCGCAGAACAGGACCGAAAGCCCCCGTTCCCGGTTCAGGCGGGTGATGAGCTGCAGGGTGGAGGCGGTCTCCTCAGGGGACATCCCCGCGGTGGGCTCGTCCAGCACCAGCAGCCGCGGTCGGCTGGCCAGGGCCAGGGCGATTTCCAGGATGCGCTGGTCCCCGTGGGACAGGGTCCCCGCCAGCCGGTGCGATTGGCCGTGCAGGCCCGTCA
The window above is part of the Armatimonadota bacterium genome. Proteins encoded here:
- a CDS encoding Zn-dependent hydrolase, yielding MRADARDIQVNEARLRQTLERLAEIGATAGGGVTRLALSDEDRAARDLLAAWMADAGLAVRVDDVGNLYGHRPGTTPQADPVLFGSHLDTVIRGGRFDGALGVAAALEVVRSLQDAGVRTARPLVVVNWTNEEGVRFQPGMLGSGVVAGRFDRAFADSRTDATGVTFGEALERIGYRGEPAARVSRFAAYLELHIEQGPRLEDAGAAIGAVEGIDGIVWSRYTLTGRAGHAGTTPMDRRCDALLAAAERVLAAARLPDEFGRDVRATVGALTVLPGAVNVIPEQVTFTLDLRAPDRETLEAAATAFHTGTEALAARGYTVHHERLQFTEPTRFPSAVVERVEAAARRRGLPVLRLTSGAGHDAKYMADLGPTAMIFVPCRGGVSHAEDEFVTWRSAAQGAQVLLDLVLDLAGSGL
- a CDS encoding ATP-binding cassette domain-containing protein, which translates into the protein MAELLRVDDLHRSFQRFPAVRGASLSVHAGEVVAVIGPNGAGKTTLFNLVTGVLRPDRGRVVFGGVDVTRWPAHRRCRAGVGRTFQIANVFSRLSVFENVHAACLAHARKGFELVRPASRFAVDQTREILEVTGLHGQSHRLAGTLSHGDQRILEIALALASRPRLLVLDEPTAGMSPEETASTLQLITRLNRERGLSVLFCEHDMEVVFSTAHRVVVMHQGRTIAAGSPDQVRADPEVQRAYLGGEEAEAPAVRSETAGRAGKPLLQAEGLHTYYGLSHVLFDVSLQVREGEAVFLLGRNGAGKSTTLKSVVGLVPPRRGAVRYRDRDVVGLPPHTVARLGAGYVPDDRRIFPDLTVWENLEVAARGQGYWTFDRVFELFPVLREKRHHRGSHLSGGEQKMLAIARALVGNPDLLLLDEPMEGLAPRLVRVLEDRIRQLKATGLTVLLAEQNVGAALRLADRGYVIDDGRIRFEGTVEALQANHEVRRRYLLL